One Brevibacillus choshinensis genomic window carries:
- a CDS encoding SOS response-associated peptidase: MCGRFTIAVSHEDLLLRFSIAEAIDLFHSARYNVAPMQMTPAVINDGKRNRIDQLRWGLIPSWAKDGSMAGKMINARAETVLDKASFKNLIYRKRCIIPADSFYEWKNVNEKKQPMRIMMRDECIFSLAGLYDTWINPVNGQRLGTFTIITTKPNRLVEEVHDRMPVILSREKEGIWLDRGNTNMDEILDLLQPYPAEEMIAYPVSTLVGNVKNDSPECIEMVRG; encoded by the coding sequence ATGTGTGGTCGATTTACGATTGCAGTTTCTCATGAAGATCTACTTCTCCGATTTTCAATTGCTGAAGCGATTGATCTTTTTCACAGTGCGAGGTACAACGTAGCTCCTATGCAGATGACTCCTGCGGTCATCAATGATGGTAAAAGAAATCGGATAGATCAACTTCGATGGGGACTTATTCCTTCATGGGCTAAAGACGGAAGCATGGCAGGAAAAATGATCAATGCAAGAGCGGAAACCGTATTAGATAAAGCTTCGTTCAAGAATTTAATTTACCGAAAGAGATGCATTATCCCTGCGGACTCGTTTTACGAATGGAAAAATGTGAACGAGAAGAAGCAACCGATGAGGATCATGATGCGAGATGAGTGTATTTTTAGTTTAGCTGGGCTTTATGATACTTGGATCAATCCAGTTAATGGTCAAAGGCTCGGTACCTTTACGATCATCACGACAAAACCTAACAGGTTAGTTGAAGAGGTCCATGATCGGATGCCAGTTATTCTAAGCAGGGAAAAAGAGGGGATTTGGTTGGACAGGGGAAATACAAATATGGATGAGATATTGGATTTGCTACAACCGTATCCAGCGGAAGAAATGATAGCGTATCCAGTATCAACGCTGGTCGGGAATGTGAAGAACGATTCACCTGAATGTATCGAGATGGTGCGGGGATAG